A single window of Culicoides brevitarsis isolate CSIRO-B50_1 chromosome 3, AGI_CSIRO_Cbre_v1, whole genome shotgun sequence DNA harbors:
- the LOC134834161 gene encoding small ribosomal subunit protein bS18m isoform X1 — protein MNALKLLQNGLRARNVFKPMLIPRPAISRLYSTEKTPTTSEKDPDMPISMENPFEKEKKICILCKFNIEPDYKNVRLLSQFQSPYTGRIYGRHITGLCKKRQEQVENAIQKSLNAGLMPSYHKQVQFVKDPQLFNAQRPLKPHKY, from the exons ATGAATGCATTAAAACTGCTCCAAAATGGCTTAAGGGCACGAAAT gtttttaagCCAATGTTGATACCAAGACCTGCAATTTCACGTCTTTACAGTACAGAAAAGACCCCGACGACGTCGGAGAAGGACCCAGATATGCCAATTTCGATGGAAAATCCCTTCgaaaaggaaaagaaaatttgtattctCTGTAAATTCAACATTGAACCGGATTACAAGAACGTGCGGTTACTTTCCCAGTTCCAAAGTCCCTATACGGGACGCATTTATGGCAGACACATTACCGGTTTGTGCAAAAAACGACAAGAACAGGTCGAAAATGCGATCCAAAAGTCCCTGAATGCCGGATTAATGCCTTCGTATCACAAACAAGTGCAATTTGTGAAGGATCCGCAACTGTTTAATGCCCAAAGACCCTTAAAACcacacaaatattaa
- the LOC134834161 gene encoding small ribosomal subunit protein bS18m isoform X2 has product MNALKLLQNGLRARNPMLIPRPAISRLYSTEKTPTTSEKDPDMPISMENPFEKEKKICILCKFNIEPDYKNVRLLSQFQSPYTGRIYGRHITGLCKKRQEQVENAIQKSLNAGLMPSYHKQVQFVKDPQLFNAQRPLKPHKY; this is encoded by the exons ATGAATGCATTAAAACTGCTCCAAAATGGCTTAAGGGCACGAAAT CCAATGTTGATACCAAGACCTGCAATTTCACGTCTTTACAGTACAGAAAAGACCCCGACGACGTCGGAGAAGGACCCAGATATGCCAATTTCGATGGAAAATCCCTTCgaaaaggaaaagaaaatttgtattctCTGTAAATTCAACATTGAACCGGATTACAAGAACGTGCGGTTACTTTCCCAGTTCCAAAGTCCCTATACGGGACGCATTTATGGCAGACACATTACCGGTTTGTGCAAAAAACGACAAGAACAGGTCGAAAATGCGATCCAAAAGTCCCTGAATGCCGGATTAATGCCTTCGTATCACAAACAAGTGCAATTTGTGAAGGATCCGCAACTGTTTAATGCCCAAAGACCCTTAAAACcacacaaatattaa
- the LOC134834217 gene encoding unc-112-related protein-like — protein MIHVGENSWNLRVYITDLQIEKNIRVKGEIHVGGVMLKLADYDSPKDWSDHALWWPARNMWLTRTKSTLDQVGVNADAYLHFTPMHKMLRVQMPDLRYIDASVDFSITTFSSVVQLCKSLGISHPEELSFSRPLEHAHLKANYVDLQKKKLIYNNDNHTNAEVERNRTPTNFYSKSFGGSNGSLEITRYNEPGHEITMPTAQLNTTPGSQHDSSFSNGKNHHHHMNDTFEDLTNSPRFPTPEAKSRLLQPKSLLERARLNVGWLDSSLSLMEQGVREFDNLLLRFKYYCFFDLNPKTDATRINQLYEQAKWTILNEEIDCTEEESLMFAALHFQVNLQNSFGNGMNTSNQFDEADDIDAALSELEISLKGQSSEHESNITYIPELKDYLKLLKPKKFTLKQYKRYWVVYKDLRLFLYKIKGDQDANLPPVSDVNLRGCEVTPEVNLMHQKYAIKLEVPADTPNGTNQEIWIRCDHEDQYVKWMAACRLASKGRSLADSAYQTEINNIKQFLLLQKPVEPANVPVDESNIEPSEYFSKRLIKKLRSKAVYRMLEAHGNVKHLTTLDAKLNYIKAWQSLPEYGVSLFLIKMNGSKKEELLGIANNRIMRIDLNSGDHLKTWRYSNMKAWNVNWEIKAMMVQFQEESIVFSCLSADCKIIHEFIGGYIFMSMRSKDNNQNLNEELFHKLTSGWC, from the exons ATGATCCATGTCGGTGAAAATTCGTGGAATCTGCGAGTGTACATCACAGATTTGCagattgaaaaaaacattagGGTCAAAGGGGAAATTCATGTGGGTGGAGTGATGTTAAAATTAGCTGATTACGACAGCCCGAAGGACTGGTCGGATCATGCCTTGTGGTGGCCCGCCCGCAATATGTGGCTAACGCGCACAAAATCCACGCTCGATCAGGTTGGCGTCAATGCGGATGCCTACTTGCACTTTACTCCGATGCACAAAATGTTGCGCGTTCAGATGCCCGATTTGCGTTACATTGACGCCAGTGTCGATTTCAGCATCACGACTTTCAGCTCTGTCGTGCAACTTTGCAAGAGTTTGGGCATTTCGCACCCGGAGGAACTTTCGTTTTCACGCCCGCTCGAACATGCCCATCTCAAAGCCAATTACGTCGATTTGCAGAAGAAAAAACTCATCTACAACAATGACAACCACACGAATGCCGAAGTCGAACGCAATCGCACTCCCACGAATTTCTACTCGAAATCCTTCGGCGGCAGCAACGGAAGTCTCGAGATTACGCGTTACAACGAGCCCGGACACGAAATTACGATGCCAACTGCGCAACTGAACACCACGCCCGGCAGTCAGCATGACTCATCGTTCAGCAACggcaaaaatcatcatcatcacatgaACGACACGTTCGAGGATTTGACGAATAGTCCGCGTTTCCCCACGCCGGAAGCGAAATCGCGATTACTTCAACCGAAATCGTTGCTCGAACGGGCACGACTTAACGTTGGATGGCTCgattcgtcgttgtcgttgatgGAACAGGGCGTTCGCGAGTTTGACAATCTTTTGTTGCGCTTCAAGTACTATTGCTTCTTTGATTTGAACCCAAAGACAGATGCCACGCGTATCAATCAGTTGTACGAACAGGCCAAATGGACCATCTTGAACGAGGAGATCGATTGCACCGAGGAAGAGTCCTTGATGTTTGCTGCCTTGCACTTCCAG gtcaaCTTACAAAACAGCTTCGGCAACGGCATGAACACTTCGAACCAATTCGACGAAGCCGACGACATCGATGCCGCCTTGAGCGAACTCGAGATCAGTCTCAAAGGTCAGTCCTCGGAGCACGAATCGAACATTACGTACATCCCCGAGCTGAAGGATTACCTAAAACTGTTAAAACCCAAGAAATTTACGTTGAAGCAATACAAACGTTATTGGGTCGTCTACAAGGATTTGCGTCTTTTCCTGTACAAAATCAAGGGAGATCAAGACGCCAACTTACCTCCTGTCTCGGATGTCAATTTGCGCGGATGCGAAGTCACCCCGGAAGTCAATTTGATGCATCAAAAGTACGCCATCAAGTTGGAAGTGCCCGCTGACACGCCAAACGGCACAAATCAAGAAATCTGGATCCGCTGCGATCACGAAGATCAATATGTCAAGTGGATGGCGGCATGTCGTCTCGCCAGCAAGGGTCGCTCTCTCGCCGATAGTGCTTACCAAACGGAAATCAACAACATCAAGCAATTCCTGTTGCTACAAAAACCCGTGGAGCCGGCAAATGTTCCCGTTGACGAAAGCAATATCGAACCGAGTGAATATTTCTCCAAACGTCTCATCAAGAAACTCCGTTCGAAGGCGGTTTATCGCATGCTCGAAGCACATGGCAACGTCAAACACTTGACAACGCTCGATGCGAAACTCAACTACATCAAGGCATGGCAAAGTCTACCGGAATACGGCGTTTCGCTCTTTTTGATCAAGATGAATGGCAGCAAGAAGGAAGAATTGCTCGGAATTGCCAATAATCGCATCATGCGAATCGATTTGAACTCGGGAGATCATCTCAAGACGTGGCGCTACAGCAACATGAAGGCATGGAACGTCAATTGGGAGATTAAGGCGATGATGGTGCAATTCCAGGAGGAAAGTATCGTCTTTTCCTGCTTGTCAGCCGATTGTAAGATCATTCACGAGTTCATTGGCGGATACATTTTCATGTCGATGCGCTCCAAAGACAACAATCAGAACTTGAACGAAGAACTTTTCCACAAATTGACGAGTGGATGGTGTTAA
- the LOC134834160 gene encoding zinc finger protein 311-like — protein MAETEILEAETEEISNLCSTCLRKSHEFYELKPLESNFLLKVHEKAFHVCHLCKLALDFVAKFERLCEFSRQTVEKYDAIEIQTDFYSEDPKVERALEALCDWARGLLEENERVYELEPMKTEVLVEEYLAEESEEYEEAVNEEILVESPAEIKVEKRKTFDCDFCEEKFGTKREMEKHEGAEHGFQKPKKELECTESDCNFKAASQLKLNRHLQAAHNVVVKKAFCCDVCGQVYPSKCRLQYHMNCHLNISPFLCDFEGCTRAFRNPTRLRNHKQEFHLQVIRCHCAICGKGFRTKASHDLHILGHDKPTIPCEVCGKLLTNRKTLRTHLMTHTGERRYKCEIPGCNKAFTKCSGLQVHMRSHTKERPYKCPHCSLTFTYKVSMKKHMLKYHDVPWETSSYVRPETQKNKENTKMTSLVEIQAT, from the coding sequence ATGGCTGAAACCGAGATTTTGGAAGCCGAAACCGAGGAAATTTCAAACTTGTGTTCGACTTGCCTGCGAAAATCCCACGAATTTTACGAGTTGAAGCCACTGGAGTCGAATTTTCTGCTGAAAGTGCACGAAAAAGCCTTTCATGTGTGTCATTTGTGCAAGTTGGCTCTCGATTTTGTCGCCAAATTCGAGCGTTTATGCGAGTTTTCGCGTCAAACAGTGGAGAAATATGACGCCATCGAGATTCAAACGGACTTTTATTCGGAAGATCCGAAAGTTGAACGAGCTCTTGAGGCGTTATGCGACTGGGCAAGGGGTCTGTTGGAGGAAAATGAGCGCGTTTACGAACTGGAACCCATGAAAACGGAAGTTTTGGTCGAGGAATATCTCGCGGAGGAGTCTGAGGAGTACGAAGAGGCAGTAAATGAGGAAATTTTGGTCGAATCTCCCGCCGAAATCAAAGTCGAGAAGCGAAAAACGTTCGATTGTGACTTTTGCGAGGAGAAATTCGGCACCAAGAGGGAAATGGAGAAACATGAGGGCGCCGAACATGGTTTTCAGAAGCCAAAGAAGGAGCTGGAATGCACGGAGAGCGATTGTAACTTCAAAGCGGCGTCTCAGTTGAAGCTAAATCGTCATTTGCAGGCGGCGCACAACGTCGTCGTGAAGAAAGCTTTTTGTTGTGACGTCTGTGGACAAGTTTACCCATCGAAATGTCGCTTGCAGTATCACATGAACTGCCATCTGAACATCTCGCCGTTCCTTTGTGACTTTGAGGGATGCACCCGAGCCTTCCGGAACCCCACGCGACTCCGAAATCACAAACAAGAGTTCCATTTGCAGGTAATTCGGTGTCACTGCGCCATTTGTGGCAAAGGATTTCGCACCAAAGCCAGTCACGATTTGCATATTTTGGGACATGACAAGCCCACGATCCCCTGTGAGGTTTGTGGGAAGTTGTTGACGAACCGGAAAACTCTTAGAACGCATTTGATGACACACACGGGCGAAAGAAGGTACAAATGCGAGATTCCGGGATGTAATAAGGCCTTTACGAAATGCAGCGGATTGCAAGTTCATATGCGGAGTCATACGAAGGAGAGACCCTATAAATGCCCGCATTGCTCGTTGACGTTCACGTACAAGGTTTCGATGAAGAAACACATGTTGAAGTATCACGATGTGCCATGGGAGACGTCATCCTATGTGAGACCAGAGACGCaaaagaacaaagaaaatacaaaaatgacGAGTTTGGTTGAGATTCAAGCGACGTGA
- the LOC134834832 gene encoding probable galactose-1-phosphate uridylyltransferase codes for MEKKFIPTEHQHTRFNPLTGQWVLVSPHRMKRPWSGQEEQPERNQLPEFDPTNPLCPGVIRSSGEKTPKYESVYVFTNDFSALMEDVPLPPQNTEPLFQMGGARGTCRVMCFHPKSNKTLPTMTPKEIRNVIDAWISEFNSLGKIYTWVQIFENKGAAMGCSNPHPHCQIWACSFFPSEPLVKHERLLAYFQEHKRPLLDDYVAREVEKKERIVIENPDWLVVVPFWATWPFETMIISRNSNKRISDLTTGQINNLAVVIKELTTKYDNLFKCSFPYSMGWHGAPTGEKLKENQEHWTLHGIYYPPLLRSATVRKFMVGFELLCQSQRDLTPEQAADRLRQVDGRRHYSEVL; via the exons ATGGAGAAGAAATTCATTCCAactg agcATCAACATACCCGATTTAACCCTTTGACCGGGCAATGGGTGCTTGTGAGTCCTCATCGCATGAAGCGTCCGTGGTCTGGGCAAGAAGAACAGCCCGAGAGAAATCAATTACCCGAGTTTGATCCAACGAAtcc gttgtgTCCCGGCGTTATTCGATCCTCGGGCGAAAAAACGCCCAAATATGAGTCAGTTTATGTCTTTACGAACGATTTTAGTGCATTGATGGAGGATGTTCCGCTTCCGCCGCAAAATACGGAGCCACTTTTCCAAATGGGAGGCGCTCGAGGCACTTGTCGGGTCATGTGTTTCCATccaaag TCAAATAAGACGTTGCCAACGATGACCCCGAAGGAGATAAGAAACGTGATTGACGc ATGGATCTCGGAGTTCAATAGTTTGGGAAAAATCTACACGTGGgtgcaaattttcgaaaataaaggCGCCGCCATGGGTTGCTCGAATCCCCATCCGCATTGCCAGATCTGGGCTTGTTCGTTTTTCCCCTCGGAGCCACTTGTGAAGCACGAACGGTTGTTGGCGTACTTCCAGGAACACAAACGGCCCCTTTTGGATGACTATGTGGCGCGCGAAGTCGAGAAGAAGGAACGAATTGTCATCGAAAACCCGGATTGGCTTGTCGTTGTGCCATTTTGGGCAACGTGGCCTTTTGAGACGATGATCATTTCGCGGAATAGTAACAAGCGGATTTCGGATTTGACTACGggacaaattaataatttggcTGTCGTGATCAAGGAATTGACGACAAAGTACGATAATTTGTTCAAATGCTCGTTTCCGTATAGCATGGGATGGCACGGGGCACCGACAGGCGAAAAGTTGAAGGAGAATCAGGAACATTGGACCTTGCATGGGATTTATTATCCGCCGTTGTTGAG atcCGCAACTGTTCGCAAATTCATGGTTGGATTCGAACTTTTGTGCCAATCTCAACGCGATTTGACTCCGGAACAGGCTGCCGATCGTTTGCGCCAAGTCGATGGACGTCGTCATTACAGCGAAGTTCTCTAA
- the LOC134834833 gene encoding uncharacterized protein LOC134834833 encodes MSQFKQTVNKALKPYTRPLAEVDHQNSVDLMLQLLEFYITNGFCSEDKIDKAITLAPDSQEYFHEALAGLVLLCKLYLRSPKGFVKLPELQEVVKDTKLKPEFIDIVVQKFIELKENSNVSSIERPIRLTAPKKFTYRINITNLIKQKSINQCTIVLQITLENGKVETFVMSIAMFHKLRFQVASALKAIHNLEGRASMKI; translated from the exons atgtcgcAATTTAAACAAACAGTGAATAAGGCCTTAAAACCCTACACAAGACCTCTGGCGGAAGTAGATCATCAAAATTCGGTCGATTTGATGCTGCAAC TGCTGGAATTCTACATCACGAACGGTTTTTGCTCGGAAGACAAGATAGACAAAGCAATAACTCTCGCCCCGGACTCACAGGAATATTTTCATGAGGCTCTTGCAGGTCTTGTGTTACTCTGTAAGCTTTATCTTCGTTCACCGAAGGGATTTGTTAAACTACCCGAACTGCAGGAAGTGGTTAAAGACACAAa actgAAACCAGAATTCATCGACATTGTAGtgcaaaaattcattgaattaaaGGAAAACTCGAACGTCTCAAGCATCGAGAGACCCATTAGACTGACGGCGCCTAAAAAATTCACCTACCGGATCAACATTACCaatttaataaa acaaaaaagCATCAACCAATGCACAATTGTACTCCAAATAACTCTTGAAAACGGAAAAGTCGAGACTTTTGTGATGTCAATCGCAATGTTCCATAAGTTACGATTCCAAGTTGCCTCTGCCTTGAAGGCGATACACAATTTAGAGGGACGTGCctcgatgaaaatttga